The following is a genomic window from Flavobacteriales bacterium.
CGCAATGCCCTGCTCGACAAGCTGGGCCGGGTGGCCACCGAGAACGGCATGGGCGGCTCGGCGATGGACCGGCGCTTCCTGCTGGCGGCCAACGCCGTGGTCCTCACCAAGGACATCACCCCCACGGCCCCGCCGATGCAGGTCTACACCCTGGACGTCACGCTGTACATCGGCGACGGGATGGAGGGCACCTTGTTCGCCAGCCACACGGTGACCCTGAAAGGGGTGGGGGAGACCGAGAGCAAGGCCTACCTGGCCGCCTTGAAGGGGCTGAAGCCCAAGGACCCGTCCTACCAAGCGTTCCTCGACAAGGGGCGCGCCCGGATCATTGAATGGTACAACACGCGCTGCGACTTCATCATCACCGAGGCCAAGGCCCTGGAGAGCAAGGCCGACATGGACGGGGCCATCGCCAAGCTGATGAGCGTGCCCGAGGTCTGCGCCGAATGCTACACCAAGTGCAAGGCCCTCGTCGGACCCTTGTACCAGAAGAAGATCGACCGCGAATGCGACATCATCCTGGGCCAGGCGCAGAGCGCGTGGAACAGCAGTCAGGACGAAGCGGGCGCCCGCGAGGCCGGGGACCTGCTCGCCCGGATCGATCCGTACAGCAAGTGCCGCACGGGCGCGGGCCAGCTTATGGACAAGATGCTCGCCGAGATGAAGAAACGCGTGAAGGACCTGGACGAGCGGGAGTGGCGCCTGAAGCTCAAGGAGCAACAGGACGGGGTCGACATCGAGAAGGCCAGGATCGAAGCGGCCCGTGCGGTGGGGGTGGCCTATGGCAACAACCAACCCCAGCACACCTACAACATCCGCACGTGGTGGTGAGCGCCCTCGTCGGCGAGCGCTCGCAGCGCTGAGCGCAACGACGTATCGCCTTGTCGGGCTCCCGAACGAGCCCGCCGGTGATACCTTGGGCATGTCCCCCATGCCCGCCCCCACCGATCCCCGCACCGTGTACGGGCTGGCCCAGCTGGCGCGCGCGGTGCAGCGGCAGATCGAAGCGGCCGCCGGGGGCCGCACCTTCTGGGTGCGCGCCGAGCTGGCCGGCCTGAAGGTGAACCGCCACGCCTACCTGGAGCTGGTGGAGCACCGCGGCGGGGCGCGCGTGGCCGTGATGCGCGGCGTGATCTGGCAGGACACCCTGGCCCGCATCCGCACCGGCCTGGGCGCCGAGGCCGATGCCATCCTGAAGGAGGGCGTGGAGATCCTGTTCGAGGCCCGCACCACCTACCACCTGGTCTTCGGTCTCAGCCTGGTGATCGAAGCGGTGGATCCGGCCTTCAACCTGGGCGCCCTGGAGCGCCGCAAGCAGGCCACCCTGGCCACCTTGGAGCACGAGGGCCTGCTGGACCTCAACCGCACCCTGCCCGTGCCGCGCGTGATGCAGCGCATCGCGCTGGTGACCTCGGTGGGCTCGGCCGCCCACGCCGACTTCACCCGCCACCTGGCCGACAACGAGCACGGCTTCCGCTTCCATGTGCAGGTGTTCCACACCGCCGTGCAGGGCGACAACGCCGCCTACGAGCTGGGCCGTGCCGTGGCCCGCATCGACCCCGCGCGCTTCGATGCGGTGGTGCTGGTGCGCGGCGGCGGCAGCAAGCTCGATCTGGAGGCGTACAACGACCTGGCGCTCGCGCGGGCGGTGGCGCGCCTGCCCCTGCCGGTGCTCACCGGCATCGGCCACGACGTGGACATCACCGTCATCGACCGCCTGGCCAATCGCCCCTTCAAGACCCCCACCGACGTGGCCGACCACCTGGTGGACCACGCGCACGGCTTCGCGCAGGCGCTGCTGGACCGCATGACGGCCCTGCGGCATCAGGTGTTCGCGGCCTTCGCCGACCACCGCACGGCCTTGCACGCGCGGCAGGGCCGGCTGGCGCACGCGGCGGCGGCGCGCGTGGGCACCGAACGGCGCCGGGTGGATGGTGCCGTTCGGGAGCTGGTCTCCGCGCCTGTTCGCCGCCTGCGGCAGGTGGAGCGCGTGCGGCTAGCGGAGGCCGGGGCGCTCGTGGCCCGGTCGGCGCAACAGGGCCTGCACCTGATGGCCAGCCACCTGCGCGGGCTCGAGGACGCTATCGGGCTGCTGCGCCCGGAGAAACTGCTGCTGCGGGGCTTCAGCATCACCCGCCTGCACGGTGCCGCAGTGAACGATGCGGCGGCCCTGCGCCCCGGCGACGAGGTGGTGACGACCTTTGCGCACGGGACCACCCGGAGCACCATCACCGCCGTGGAGCACGATGGCTGACGAGCGACTCACCTACGACACCGCCTACGCCGAACTGGAGGCCATCATGCGCGACCTGCAGGAGGACCGCATCGGGGTGGACGAGCTCACCGCCAAGGTGAGGCGCGCCGTGGAACTGGTGGCCTTCTGCAACGCCCTGCTGCGGTCCACCGAGGAGGAGGTGGAGCGCATCGTGAAGCAGCTGGGCCAAGGCTGAGGGCACCCCACAGGGGAATGTTGATCATCGCTCGTGCGCACCCCTGCGGCCGGGGCGGTGTGCGCTGGACCTTCGCGGCGCTTTCCATGACCGACCGCTCCACCGTTCTGCTGCTCGACCGCCTGAAGGCCCTGGGCACCCGCAAAGTCCGTTTCGCCTACGATGTGCGGGGCCACAGCTACGTCACCACCGGCGTGGTGGCGCCCTACGCCCCGGAGAGCGGCCGCGAGGAGGGCACCGACCTGGGCGCCGTGCTGCGCCACGCGCTGGAGCACGACGGGGTGGTGAGCGGCGTGCGCGGTGCCGACGGGCGGGTGCGGTTCACCAGCTGCCGCCTGTTCACCGACGTGCACAATGCCGTGGTGTTCGCGCGGGCGCAGCGGCAGCCGGCGGTGTACAACTGGAACCGCGAGGAGGAGGTGGGGGTGGAAGGGGTGGCGTACCCACTCCCCTGATCCACCCCGTCCCTACCCCCGTTCGCACGACCAGGTACCGGTTCCGCACGGGATCAAGGGCGCTTCGCCCTGATCCACCTAGGTTGCTGGACCATCCCTGTTCCATGCGCACGCCCGTTCCCGCCCTTGTGCTCCTGCTCGCCGCCTGTGGCGCCCGTCCGTCCGCCGACACGACCGCACCGCCCGACCGCGGCCCGCTGGGGCGCGACAACATGGCCTACCGCTGGGGCAGTGTGGCCCTGGAGGGCACCGCCAACGACACGGAGAACAACAAACCGCGCCCGCCGGTGAACAGCCGTATGCTGGCCCTGCCGATGATCGCGCAGTTCGACGCCTGGAGCCGGTACGACAGCGTGGCCGAGCCGGTGCATCTGAAGGCTGAACGGCGTCCTGCGGCGGAGCGGATCCTCGCCAACAAGGAGAAGGCCATCAGCTACGCGGTATGCCGCACGCTGTGTGTGGTGTATCCGGCGGACAGTGCGCTCTTCCTGGGCCGATTGAAGGAGTTCGGCTACGACCCCGACGACCGCAGTCTGGACCCCGCCACCCCGCAGGGCATCGGCAACTTGGCGGCACGCGCGGTCATCGAGGCCCGCAAGGACGACGGCAGCAACATGTTCGGCACGGACCCCCGCGCGGACACGCTCTATGGCGACTACACGCACTACACGCCGGTGAACCCGCCGGACAAGTTGAACGACATCGACCGCTGGCAGCCCAAGTACTTCACCCTGGAGGGCAGGCGATGGGCGCCGGGATGCCTGGCGCCACACTGGGGTCATGTGCGGCCCTTCGCGCTGGACAGCGCCGGCCAGTTGCGCCCGCCCGCCCCGCCGGTGATGGGCGACAGCCTGCTGGAGGCCCAGGTGCGCGAGGTGGTGGTTCTGCAGGCCGCCCTCACCAACGAGCAGAAGGCGCTGG
Proteins encoded in this region:
- the xseA gene encoding exodeoxyribonuclease VII large subunit — its product is MPAPTDPRTVYGLAQLARAVQRQIEAAAGGRTFWVRAELAGLKVNRHAYLELVEHRGGARVAVMRGVIWQDTLARIRTGLGAEADAILKEGVEILFEARTTYHLVFGLSLVIEAVDPAFNLGALERRKQATLATLEHEGLLDLNRTLPVPRVMQRIALVTSVGSAAHADFTRHLADNEHGFRFHVQVFHTAVQGDNAAYELGRAVARIDPARFDAVVLVRGGGSKLDLEAYNDLALARAVARLPLPVLTGIGHDVDITVIDRLANRPFKTPTDVADHLVDHAHGFAQALLDRMTALRHQVFAAFADHRTALHARQGRLAHAAAARVGTERRRVDGAVRELVSAPVRRLRQVERVRLAEAGALVARSAQQGLHLMASHLRGLEDAIGLLRPEKLLLRGFSITRLHGAAVNDAAALRPGDEVVTTFAHGTTRSTITAVEHDG
- the xseB gene encoding exodeoxyribonuclease VII small subunit, encoding MADERLTYDTAYAELEAIMRDLQEDRIGVDELTAKVRRAVELVAFCNALLRSTEEEVERIVKQLGQG
- a CDS encoding vanadium-dependent haloperoxidase produces the protein MRTPVPALVLLLAACGARPSADTTAPPDRGPLGRDNMAYRWGSVALEGTANDTENNKPRPPVNSRMLALPMIAQFDAWSRYDSVAEPVHLKAERRPAAERILANKEKAISYAVCRTLCVVYPADSALFLGRLKEFGYDPDDRSLDPATPQGIGNLAARAVIEARKDDGSNMFGTDPRADTLYGDYTHYTPVNPPDKLNDIDRWQPKYFTLEGRRWAPGCLAPHWGHVRPFALDSAGQLRPPAPPVMGDSLLEAQVREVVVLQAALTNEQKALVEFMRDGPRSVQQAGHWLIFARDVSVRDKHDLDRDVLMYFLVTTTAMDCFIACWDAKMFYDNSRPYQQVHALLGDEDIVGWGGPHKGMLKMKGRDWRPYSPDYFLCPPFPAYPSGHSTVSGGCSRALELFTGSDRYGAQVRLLPGWLTEPGITQDSITLDFPTFSSTAEQAGFSRVLGGYHIEFDNVEGLELGRRVAEVTFAKCKAHIDGRAKPEA